A single window of Narcine bancroftii isolate sNarBan1 chromosome 1, sNarBan1.hap1, whole genome shotgun sequence DNA harbors:
- the LOC138736404 gene encoding uncharacterized protein → MIKEHQEAVAKAVTQSDKMNVIKERDRRRRIKISCDQLRDLLPQFEGRRNDMASVLEMTVRYLELVQMLVPPQEQSRILSVPASLYEKWQKPTKMETLYSAQEEVKTRGRKIFPKGKKAPMKTNSSRQIKVGRQPVLADNVGISQQLSVPLFSEKPTIIPVTGSSESPANDLSVKWLTMVSSGWEHQLGENIPSCKAALLQQNSFSEGRAIQSDGPSFRTDSQIIGADATLEASASTMDPNGSNNWISETNMMEKSFYVPDLDTLTAENFFWGLART, encoded by the exons GAGACGTATTAAAATTAGTTGTGATCAACTTCGTGATCTGCTGCCTCAATTTGAAGGACGAAGAAATGACATGGCATCAGTGTTGGAGATGACTGTGAGATACCTGGAACTGGTCCAAATGCTTGTTCCACCACAGGAACAATCTAGA ATCTTGTCTGTACCTGCAAGTCTTTATGAAAAATGGCAGAAGCCTACAAAGATGGAAACACTGTATTCTGCACAAGAGGAAGTGAAGACAAGGGGAAGAAAAATATTCCCAAAAGG GAAAAAGGCCCCAATGAAAACAAATAGTTCACGACAAATCAAAGTGGGCAGACAGCCTGTCTTGGCTGACAACGTCGGCATCTCCCAGCAGTTGAGCGTTCCCCTTTTCTCAG AAAAGCCAACTATAATTCCAGTCActggctcctctgagtctcctgcCAATGACCTCTCTGTCAAGTGGCTCACAATGGTTTCCAGTGGGTGGGAACACCAACTTGGAGAAAATATTCCCAGTTGTAAAGCTGCTCTGCTTCAACAAAATAG CTTTTCAGAGGGAAGAGCGATTCAATCAGATGGTCCATCCTTTAGAACAGACTCACAGATCATTGGAG CTGATGCAACATTGGAGGCTTCTGCATCAACTATGGATCCAAATGGTTCCAATAATTGGATTTCAGAAACCAATATGATGGAAAAATCATTCTATGTTCCAGATTTGGATACCCTGACAGCTGAGAATTTCTTTTGGGGACTTGCCAGAACTTGA